The DNA sequence gtaaaaattaaatgatCTTGCTAAAAGTATATCCAAAGCACTCATTAATCATATCTAATTAGAAGACGTTCATGCATAAACCCAAAGAGAGAGTACTTTGGGAAATGGCACATCATTGTTGGTTTAGTtatttagggggaaaaaaaagcccaaaaagtaTCGATGGCATTAAATTCCGCTGATGGGTATTAGTTAGGGGCTTCCATCctttgaagaagaaagagacagGAACCCAAACCAACCACACCCAACCCCCCCAAATAAAAACACACAAAGCTTGATtgacaatatttattttttcgcgaaataaacgagGCCTAAGACAAAATTTGATTTCACCCAAGTCATGGACCCGAGATCTTTAGAGACCCTTtttgggggagaaaaaaaataacgatATTGCTAATAAGTGTCTCCGAAGCACCTATTAATCATATCTAATAAGAAAACGTTTCATGCATAACCCCAAAGAGAGAGTACTTTGGAAATGGCAcgtttttcttgatttgggtatttagaaaaaaaagaaaaaaagcccGAAAAGTGTCGATGGGCATTAAATTCCGCTGATGGGTATTAGTTAGGGGCCTTTATCATCACTAACGAGTCTTGTTCATGGCAGTTTGGGATTTAGGAGAGAGCGGCCATTACTAGGGCCATCACTGCATGGCGGTACGCCCAGGTCGGCTTTTTGCTCTTGCACCCGTCACCCCCACCCTCATTTAATTCCCTCACTTGCCACCAGTATGATGTGATCTGTTCGCACACCCACCACCTTAATTTTCCCAACAGCAAAGCAaaagcacaagaagaagaacagacAAAAAGACTCGTTTGTTGTTGAACTCAAATTGTTCGCACCTCCCAAAATATCAGAACGACGCCGAGGTTTTAGTTGTTTGGCGACTAGCCTAGCGTCTCAGTCATTAATTCATCATTCACTGTATCTATTTCTTTTCGGCCTTTCCATGGGCTGGTTGAAGATATTTGTTCTCTTTCAATAAGACGTTCTCCGGTTTGAGCTCGGTGTTTTCGCCTGGACGTTATGGAGATAGAGGCAGCGAGCGGGAGTGGCGGAGGCGGCAGCGCGTACGAGGGCGAAGCATTGCCGAAGGGGACTTTTCTGGTTTGGGAGGATCTGAGTGTGGTCTTGCCGAACTTCGGCCATGGACACACCAAGAGGTTGCTGCAAGGCCTCAACGGCTATGCTGAACCGGGTCGGATCATGGCCATCATGGGCCCTTCAGGGTCGGGAAAATCCACCCTACTCGACTCTCTAGCAggtttgatctctctctctctctctctgaatctaTCTATATTGCCAATAAGGTGGCACATACAAGTGTGCGCATAGAATATTGGATAGCGTCTTATTCagtaaattttgacttttcagggaattttcctttgtttctggAAATTGTTAGAACCCAAGAATCTTCATGTCTTAAGTGGTTTCAGTGCCTCCTCTGCTTTTAATCTTATTCACCAATTAGAGAGTTGCGACAATTTCTCTAGGCATGTGCAAATCGAGTATTTGTAGACTTTGTTCAACAAAGAGTCGTTATCGTTCCTTTTCCCCTTTGAATTCCAACCATATCCTGGTATTAAGAGGGTTATCTCTGTATGAACATCGAAAGCTATatcaaaacaaaagcaaaagaaaatctaaCATCAGCAATCCAATCTTCTGTTGAGTTATTTTATATAGTTCATGCGGCCTATTCAGGAAAACTTCCATGGCTTAAAATCATCCATTAACACCAACATAAGATCTACTTGGAATTGGTATATTAAGCAACTACTTCTATTTAGATCGGGTTCtatggttttgaattttttcgaaaTATTGGGTAGCATTTACTTGCATGAAGCCTGCATAGATTCCCCAGATGTAAAGTAGCATTGATGTTACTGCAGGTAGATTATCCAGGAATGTGATCATGACTGGAAATGTTCTCCTGAacgggaagaagaagagactcGACTATGGTGTCGCGGTAAGTGCTAGTTGCTGCTCTCTCAATCTATGGATAAGTGCCCAATTTGAACATGGAGAAAGTCACGTTCCAAGTAACTGGGGTTGGCACGATTACAAGATAGATTCAGGTAGAACTCTTAATTGAAAAGGTATAGTTGCTGACTTGGAGATCTTAGAAATTGAGTTGATGAGAGAGAAACTTAAGTAGTCATACAACCATAGTCCTGACATGTTTTGACACCTGCAACAATAGACTAAATGTCACTAGATTATAGGAAACCAAATTGAATATAAACAGATCATATGATACCTTATTTTTGCAATCTTAaaccgtcttcttcttcatcacccATGTCCATATATCTTCATCACCCATGTCCATATATCCCAACTGTCAATTCATTCAAAAAAGTAAGTTCTCTGGTCAATAAAAATGATAGCTAAAACCCACCACGCGCATGGCGTAGTTGGTGAGAATCGAACCCTTTGGCGCCGGCAAACCACAGTCAGGGATTCGAATCTCTCCCAACTCGTTTCGTAGACTTAAGTGGGAGGCCCTTGTTGGTGGGCTGCGAggctagcctccctccaggtatagtcgctTTCGCCCCTCCCGAAGAGTGGCTGGTGAGTTGGTGGATcttgaattataaaaaaaaaaaaaatgatagctAAAACTTGAGTACACTGTATGAGCAAGCAACATGGCAATATCTCTTCTGAGCGATTGAGCTTCTGTGTCATGTTCAGGCTTATGTGACTCAAGAGGATGTCTTACTGGGAACACTAACGGTTAGAGAAACCATAAAGTACTCAGCTCTATTGAGGCTTCCAACCACAATGAGCAGAGATGAAGTGGATTCTATTGTTGAAGGAACAATCATGGAAATGGGTCTCCAGGATTGTGCAGATAGAGTGATTGGCAACTGGCATTCGAGAGGGATAAGTGGTGGAGAGAAGAAGAGACTCAGCATTGCGCTTGAAATCCTCACCCGCCCTCATTTGATATTCCTTGATGAACCCACGAGCGGTCTGGACAGTGCTTCGGCTTTCTTTGTGGTCCTGACTCTGAGAAATATTGCTCGCGATGGAAGGACCGTCATCTCATCAATTCATCAACCGAGTAGCGAAGTCTTTGCTCTCTTTGATGATCTTTACCTGCTGTCCAGTGGTGAAACTGTCTATTTCGGAGAAGCAAAGATGGCTGTTGaggtttgaaaataaaataacactGAAATTTCACTTTCTATTTTACATGGCTTTATACGAACTTCTGCATTGTTTGGCTTTCCTTTGATCTTGATGTCTCTGAAATTATCCTAAaccatcgaaagaaatatgttaTTCTGAACAATTTTGCCCCCATTTTTGTATCAAATTGCAACTGAATATTTGAATTTCAGTTTTTCTCCGAGGCTGGCTTTCCATGTCCAAGAAAAAGGAGTCCTTCAGATCACTTCTTACGTTGCATAAATTCGGACTTTGACATCGTGACGGCCACACTGAAAGGATCTCAAAGAATTAGTGTAAGTATCATACGTGAACAGTGGTATAGTTGCAAAGCCCAATATGTTGGAAGTGCTTCAGAGTTACATACCTTTGATCTATGGATTCTCTGTCGCAGGATGTCCCAAAATCATCAGATCCTTTCATGAATCTGGCAACAGCAGAGATCAGGGCGCTGCTGGTTGAGAAGTACAGATGTTCAAAGTACGAAAAAAGAGTTGAAGCCAGAATCAGAGAGATAAAAACTACTGTAAGCTTCTCACACTTAGCATTGCATGAAAGTGGTGGATGTTCTTTTGAAGAACAAAGTCACTTGAAAAGTATGCCGACCCTGCTTTAGAGTAAATTGCACATTTTCACAAAATGACACTAGAGAAAAGAGTAGCACCACTGCACCAGAAAAAACAAGCTAAGCAGCCTTCTATTCATCCTCATGCAATAACTTACACCCCAGAAATGTAGCAGCCACCAAAcacttttgggacaaatttcACTAGCTATCGTTGTCACTGAAAAAGTTATTCTGTATGATGATGAATTCCATTGGGGTGGGTGGGTAAGAGTAGAACTTGGGTAACATATACATACTTATGTACAAGTTGCACTTCGCAGAAAGGACTTGATGTTGAAAAGAAAAGTGGGAGCCAAGCGGCATGGTGGAAGCAACTTACAACTTTAACACAGAGATCACTGGTTAATATGTCCAGAGATGTAGGATATTACTGGCTAAGGATAATAATATACCTGATTGTATCAATTTGCGTTGGTACCATCTTTTATGATGTTGGCAACAGCTACACTGCAATCCTGGCTCGCGGAGCTTGCGGTGCATTTATATCTGGCTTCATGACATTTATGTCCATCGGTGGCTTCCCATCCTTCATCGAAGAAATGAAGGTAAGCATCAAAAGGtagcaaaagaaacaaagaaaagaaactaagCATCAGCGATATGCAGAGTTCTTAAAAGTTTCTTCTGACTCATGAACAGGTTTTCTATCGGGAAAGACTTAATGGGTACTACGGCGTGGCAGTGTACATCATCTCAAATTTCCTTTCTTCATTCCCTTTCCTGGTTGCCATTACGTTAACCACGGGGACTATCACCTACAACATGGTGAAATTTAGGCCGGGCTTTTCTCACTACGTGTTCTTCTGCCTCAACATCTATGCCTGCATATCTGTCATAGAGAGCCTCATGATGGTTGTTGCATCACTAGTTCCAAACTTCTTGATGGGA is a window from the Rhodamnia argentea isolate NSW1041297 chromosome 8, ASM2092103v1, whole genome shotgun sequence genome containing:
- the LOC115735338 gene encoding ABC transporter G family member 15-like encodes the protein MEIEAASGSGGGGSAYEGEALPKGTFLVWEDLSVVLPNFGHGHTKRLLQGLNGYAEPGRIMAIMGPSGSGKSTLLDSLAGRLSRNVIMTGNVLLNGKKKRLDYGVAAYVTQEDVLLGTLTVRETIKYSALLRLPTTMSRDEVDSIVEGTIMEMGLQDCADRVIGNWHSRGISGGEKKRLSIALEILTRPHLIFLDEPTSGLDSASAFFVVLTLRNIARDGRTVISSIHQPSSEVFALFDDLYLLSSGETVYFGEAKMAVEFFSEAGFPCPRKRSPSDHFLRCINSDFDIVTATLKGSQRISDVPKSSDPFMNLATAEIRALLVEKYRCSKYEKRVEARIREIKTTKGLDVEKKSGSQAAWWKQLTTLTQRSLVNMSRDVGYYWLRIIIYLIVSICVGTIFYDVGNSYTAILARGACGAFISGFMTFMSIGGFPSFIEEMKVFYRERLNGYYGVAVYIISNFLSSFPFLVAITLTTGTITYNMVKFRPGFSHYVFFCLNIYACISVIESLMMVVASLVPNFLMGIITGAGIIGILMMTSGFFRLLPDLPKPFWRYPISYLSYGSWAIQGAYKNDLVGLEFDPLIPGEPKLKGEVIITTMFGVPLDHSKWWDLAAIFVILLCYRLLFFTILKLMERASPVFNKIYAKRSLHHLDKRPSFRKVPSLSSKRHQPLHSLSSQEGLNSPLN